In the genome of Fusobacterium necrogenes, one region contains:
- the pyrH gene encoding UMP kinase, giving the protein MEKPFYKRVLLKLSGEALMGDQEFGISSDVIASYARQIKEIADLGVEVSVVIGGGNIFRGLSGAAQGVDRVTGDHMGMLATVINSLALQNSIEKLGVQTRVLTAIEMPKIAEPFIKRRAQRHLEKGRVVIFGAGTGNPYFTTDTAAALRAIEMNAEVVLKATKVDGIYDKDPVKYTDAIKYETVTYTEVLNKNLKVMDATAISLCRENKLPIIVFDSLTEGNIKRVIMGEKIGTTVIAD; this is encoded by the coding sequence ATGGAGAAGCCATTTTATAAAAGAGTTTTATTAAAACTTAGTGGAGAAGCTCTAATGGGAGATCAAGAGTTTGGAATTTCATCAGATGTAATAGCATCTTATGCTAGACAAATAAAGGAAATAGCAGATTTAGGAGTAGAAGTTTCAGTAGTTATAGGTGGTGGAAATATTTTTAGAGGATTATCTGGAGCAGCTCAAGGTGTAGACAGAGTAACTGGAGATCACATGGGAATGTTAGCTACTGTTATCAACTCACTTGCACTTCAAAACTCAATAGAGAAACTAGGAGTACAAACAAGAGTACTTACAGCTATTGAGATGCCTAAGATAGCTGAGCCATTTATTAAAAGAAGAGCTCAAAGACACCTTGAAAAAGGAAGAGTTGTAATATTTGGAGCCGGAACAGGAAATCCGTATTTTACAACTGATACAGCAGCAGCATTAAGAGCGATAGAAATGAATGCAGAAGTGGTATTAAAAGCTACTAAAGTAGATGGAATTTATGATAAAGATCCAGTAAAATATACTGATGCAATAAAATATGAAACTGTAACTTATACAGAAGTTTTAAATAAAAATCTTAAAGTAATGGATGCAACTGCAATATCATTATGTAGAGAAAATAAACTTCCAATTATTGTATTCGACTCTTTAACAGAAGGAAATATTAAAAGAGTAATAATGGGAGAAAAAATAGGGACAACAGTAATAGCTGATTAA
- a CDS encoding phosphatidate cytidylyltransferase — protein MLSRIIVALIGIPILIGVLYYGGLPLLIFTNIIVGIGAYEFYKMAEMGGKRPHKLLGIIMAIVIPNVLFFKELNMISFGVEAVIALCIILIISLRVIQNRVENSSIDIGETILGALYPSVLFSHILLISLLPNGGKWLLTAQIMVWICDSFAYFVGMGIGRKIFKRGFNSISPKKSIEGAIGGTIFTVLALFLLEKYFGLITGEMNVLGAVILGLFISAVAQIGDLGESMFKREFKVKDSGTLLGGHGGILDRFDSMFFVAPVMYYLLKFVILG, from the coding sequence ATGTTAAGTAGGATAATAGTTGCTCTTATAGGGATACCTATACTTATAGGAGTTTTATATTATGGAGGATTACCACTTTTAATTTTTACAAATATAATTGTAGGAATTGGAGCTTATGAATTTTATAAGATGGCAGAGATGGGTGGAAAAAGACCTCATAAGCTATTGGGAATTATAATGGCAATTGTCATTCCTAATGTATTATTTTTCAAAGAGTTGAATATGATTTCTTTTGGAGTAGAGGCAGTAATAGCTCTTTGTATCATTTTGATTATAAGCTTGAGAGTTATTCAAAATAGGGTTGAAAATTCTAGTATAGATATAGGAGAAACTATTCTAGGAGCTTTGTATCCAAGTGTTTTATTTTCTCATATTTTATTGATAAGTCTTCTACCTAATGGTGGAAAATGGCTTTTGACTGCGCAAATAATGGTATGGATATGTGATAGCTTTGCATATTTTGTAGGAATGGGAATAGGAAGGAAGATATTTAAGAGAGGATTCAATAGTATAAGTCCTAAAAAATCTATTGAAGGGGCAATAGGAGGAACGATTTTTACAGTGTTAGCTTTATTTTTATTAGAAAAGTATTTTGGACTAATTACTGGTGAAATGAATGTTTTAGGTGCTGTGATCTTGGGGCTTTTTATCAGTGCAGTAGCGCAGATAGGTGATCTAGGTGAATCTATGTTTAAAAGAGAATTTAAAGTAAAAGATTCAGGGACCTTACTAGGCGGACATGGAGGTATATTAGATAGATTTGATAGTATGTTTTTTGTAGCTCCAGTTATGTATTACCTTTTGAAGTTTGTAATTTTAGGGTGA
- a CDS encoding isoprenyl transferase, whose product MEKQVPNHIAIIMDGNGRWAKKRGFPRTFGHREGAVALRKIIIHAARIGVKYLTVYAFSTENWKRSQEEVSALMFLFKNYIKNEEKNIMENNIRFMVSGRKDNVNSSLLEAIDKLQEKSRDNTGLTFNIAFNYGGRSEIIDAVNKILKSGKANITEEEFSSYLYNDIPDPELLIRTSGELRISNFLLWQIAYSEIYITDTLWPDFNEQELEKAIEAFNRRDRRFGGVK is encoded by the coding sequence ATGGAAAAACAAGTACCAAATCATATAGCTATAATTATGGATGGGAATGGAAGATGGGCGAAAAAAAGAGGATTTCCTAGAACTTTTGGACATAGAGAAGGAGCTGTGGCACTTAGAAAAATAATAATACATGCAGCTAGAATAGGGGTAAAGTATTTGACTGTCTATGCCTTTTCAACTGAAAATTGGAAGAGGAGTCAAGAAGAAGTGAGCGCTTTAATGTTTCTTTTCAAAAATTACATAAAAAATGAAGAGAAAAATATAATGGAAAATAATATTAGATTTATGGTTTCTGGAAGAAAAGATAATGTTAATAGTTCTCTTTTAGAAGCTATAGATAAACTTCAAGAGAAGAGTAGAGACAATACAGGATTAACTTTTAATATAGCTTTTAACTATGGTGGAAGATCTGAAATAATAGATGCTGTAAATAAGATTTTAAAATCGGGCAAAGCTAATATAACAGAGGAGGAGTTTTCATCTTACTTATATAATGATATCCCAGATCCAGAGTTATTGATAAGGACAAGTGGTGAATTAAGAATTTCAAATTTTTTACTCTGGCAGATAGCTTACTCTGAGATATACATAACAGATACTTTGTGGCCAGATTTTAATGAGCAGGAATTGGAAAAGGCTATTGAAGCTTTTAATAGAAGAGATAGACGTTTTGGAGGAGTAAAATAA
- the dxr gene encoding 1-deoxy-D-xylulose-5-phosphate reductoisomerase: MKRIVVLGSTGSIGTNALEIVKSSEDRFEIVGLSGHKNYKLLIEQIKEFQPKYVSIGSEEGYKLIRREFPNLELYFGDRGLKELALKENYDILLTAISGAVGIEATVEGIKKGKRIALANKETMVAAGPYINRLLKENPKAEIIPVDSEHSAIFQSLLGGRKNEVKKLIITASGGTFRGRKKEELQDVSIEEALKHPNWSMGKKITIDSSTLVNKGLEVIEAHELFGISYDDIEVVVHPQSIIHSMVEFKDKSIIAQLGVPDMKLPIQYAFTYPERKENSILEGLDFTKVTNLTFEKPDHETFKGIKLAFKAGRIGKTMPVVLNAANEVAVELFLKGRIKFLTIYEIIEKAMERHIPLENDGIDIIKRVDLETREWVYSNYEV; encoded by the coding sequence ATGAAAAGAATAGTGGTATTAGGTTCTACTGGAAGTATAGGAACAAATGCCTTAGAGATTGTGAAAAGCTCAGAAGATAGATTTGAGATAGTGGGTCTGAGTGGACATAAAAATTATAAACTTTTGATTGAACAAATAAAGGAATTCCAGCCAAAATATGTTTCGATTGGAAGTGAAGAGGGGTATAAGCTAATAAGAAGAGAGTTTCCAAATTTAGAGTTATATTTTGGAGATAGAGGATTAAAAGAATTAGCTCTCAAAGAGAATTATGATATATTACTTACAGCTATAAGTGGTGCAGTTGGGATAGAAGCTACAGTAGAAGGAATAAAAAAAGGGAAAAGAATAGCTTTGGCAAATAAAGAGACAATGGTTGCAGCTGGTCCATATATTAATAGATTGTTAAAAGAAAATCCAAAAGCAGAAATAATTCCAGTAGATAGTGAACACTCGGCAATATTTCAATCACTTCTAGGAGGAAGAAAAAATGAAGTGAAAAAGCTTATAATAACAGCCAGTGGAGGAACATTTAGAGGTAGAAAAAAAGAGGAGCTTCAAGATGTGAGTATAGAAGAAGCTCTAAAACATCCTAATTGGTCTATGGGTAAAAAAATAACAATTGATTCTTCAACACTTGTTAATAAGGGATTGGAGGTTATAGAGGCACATGAACTTTTTGGAATATCTTATGATGATATAGAGGTAGTAGTACATCCTCAAAGTATAATTCATTCTATGGTAGAGTTTAAAGATAAAAGTATAATAGCACAGTTAGGAGTACCAGATATGAAACTTCCTATACAATACGCCTTTACTTATCCAGAAAGGAAGGAGAATTCAATCTTAGAGGGATTAGATTTTACTAAAGTTACAAACTTAACTTTTGAAAAGCCAGATCATGAGACATTCAAAGGTATAAAATTAGCTTTTAAAGCTGGGAGAATAGGAAAAACTATGCCAGTTGTTTTGAATGCTGCTAATGAAGTAGCTGTTGAATTGTTTTTAAAAGGAAGGATTAAATTTTTAACTATATATGAGATAATAGAAAAAGCTATGGAAAGACATATTCCGCTTGAAAATGATGGAATAGATATAATAAAGAGAGTAGATTTAGAAACGAGAGAGTGGGTATATTCAAATTATGAGGTGTAG
- the tsf gene encoding translation elongation factor Ts, with protein MAEITASLVKELRERTGAGMMDCKKALTENGGDMDKAIDYLREKGIAKAVKKAGRIAAEGLIFDAVSADNKRAVLIEFNSETDFVAKNVEFKDFGKKLAEIAIANNVKTVEALNEAEIEAGKTVAQAVTDLIAKIGENMNIRRIHETESKDGFVATYSHLGGKLGVIVELTGEATAENITKARDIAMHVAAMDPRYLNESQVTTADLEHEKEIARKQLEAEGKPAQIIEKILVGKMNKFYEENCLVDQIYVRAENKETVAKFAAPLTVVSFARYKVGDGIEKKEENFAEEVAAQIRG; from the coding sequence ATGGCAGAAATAACAGCTAGCTTAGTCAAAGAACTAAGAGAGAGAACTGGTGCTGGAATGATGGATTGTAAAAAAGCACTAACAGAAAATGGCGGAGATATGGATAAAGCAATCGATTATTTAAGAGAGAAAGGGATTGCTAAAGCAGTTAAGAAAGCTGGAAGAATAGCAGCTGAAGGACTAATTTTTGATGCTGTATCAGCAGATAATAAAAGAGCTGTATTAATTGAGTTCAACTCTGAAACTGACTTCGTTGCTAAAAATGTAGAGTTTAAAGACTTTGGAAAGAAATTAGCTGAAATTGCTATTGCAAATAATGTAAAGACTGTTGAAGCTTTAAATGAAGCTGAAATAGAAGCAGGAAAAACTGTTGCTCAAGCTGTAACTGATTTAATAGCTAAAATCGGAGAAAATATGAATATCAGAAGAATTCATGAAACTGAATCTAAGGATGGTTTCGTAGCAACTTATAGCCACTTAGGAGGAAAACTAGGAGTTATAGTTGAATTAACTGGAGAAGCTACTGCTGAAAATATTACAAAAGCAAGAGATATTGCTATGCACGTAGCAGCTATGGATCCAAGATATTTAAATGAATCTCAAGTTACAACTGCTGACTTAGAGCATGAAAAAGAAATAGCTAGAAAGCAATTAGAAGCTGAAGGAAAACCAGCTCAAATAATTGAAAAAATTCTAGTAGGAAAAATGAATAAATTCTATGAAGAAAACTGTTTAGTAGATCAAATTTATGTAAGAGCAGAGAATAAGGAAACTGTTGCTAAGTTCGCAGCACCTTTAACTGTAGTATCATTTGCTAGATATAAAGTTGGAGATGGAATCGAGAAAAAAGAAGAGAACTTTGCAGAGGAAGTTGCAGCTCAGATCAGAGGATAA
- the frr gene encoding ribosome recycling factor, whose protein sequence is MTGKEVVSLCKEKMSKAVETTKHRFTSIRAGRANISMLDGIKVEQYGSEMPLNQIGSVSAPEARLLVIDPWDKSMIVKIEKAIIAANLGLTPNNDGKVIRLIMPELTADRRKEYVKMAKTEAENGKVAVRNIRKDGNNELKKLLKNKENPISEDEVKNLENEIQKLTDTHIKEIDELFAKKEKEITTV, encoded by the coding sequence ATGACTGGTAAAGAAGTAGTAAGCTTATGTAAAGAAAAAATGAGTAAAGCTGTAGAAACAACTAAGCACAGATTTACATCAATAAGAGCTGGAAGAGCTAATATATCTATGCTTGATGGAATTAAAGTGGAGCAATATGGTTCTGAGATGCCATTGAATCAAATAGGATCAGTATCAGCTCCAGAAGCAAGATTATTAGTAATTGATCCTTGGGATAAATCAATGATAGTGAAAATAGAAAAAGCTATAATAGCTGCTAACTTAGGATTAACTCCTAATAATGATGGAAAGGTTATCAGACTTATAATGCCAGAGCTTACAGCTGATAGAAGAAAAGAGTATGTGAAAATGGCTAAAACTGAAGCTGAAAATGGAAAAGTAGCAGTAAGAAATATTAGAAAAGATGGAAATAACGAACTTAAGAAATTATTAAAAAATAAAGAAAATCCAATCTCTGAAGATGAAGTTAAAAATTTAGAAAATGAAATTCAAAAATTAACAGATACTCATATCAAAGAGATAGACGAGCTATTTGCTAAAAAGGAAAAAGAGATAACAACAGTATAA